In the genome of Triticum urartu cultivar G1812 chromosome 5, Tu2.1, whole genome shotgun sequence, one region contains:
- the LOC125508358 gene encoding tetraspanin-8-like, with protein sequence MARCSNGLLGLLNAGVLVLALVVLGGGIWLSHRASTTDCERFLERPVIALGALLLALSLAGLAGSLCRASCLLWLYLVALFLLFTVFAFVVTNRGAGSVVSGRGYKEYRLGEYSTWLQRRVESADNWAKIRSCLRDGGVCQRFGARGESLQQFVTNNLSPIQSGCCKPPTGCNFTYQSETVWAKPTGLNSTNDPDCNTWSNDQRALCYDCQSCKAGVLANLKNDWKKIATVNIIFLIFLIIVYSVGCCAFRNNRRDNSYPAWK encoded by the exons aTGGCGCGGTGCAGCAACGGGCTGCTGGGCCTGCTGAACGCGGGGGTGCTGGTGCTCGCCCTCGTCGTCCTCGGCGGCGGCATCTGGCTGAGCCACCGGGCCTCCACCACCGACTGCGAGCGGTTCCTGGAGCGGCCGGTCATCGCGCTCGGCGCCCTCCTCCTCGCGCTCTCCCTCGCGGGCCTCGCCGGCTCCCTCTGCCGCGCCTCCTGCCTCCTCTGGCTCTACCtcgtcgcgctcttcctcctcttcaccgtcttcgccttcgtcgtcACCAACCGCGGCGCCGGCTCCGTCGTCTCCGGCCGCGGCTACAAGGAGTACCGCCTCGGAGAGTACTCCACCTGGCTCCAGCGCCGGGTCGAGAGCGCCGACAACTGGGCCAAGATCCGCAGCTGCCTCCGCGACGGCGGCGTCTGCCAGAGGTTCGGGGCCAGGGGGGAGTCGCTGCAGCAGTTCGTCACCAACAACCTCTCCCCGATTCAG TCTGGATGCTGCAAGCCCCCAACCGGGTGCAACTTCACCTACCAGAGCGAGACCGTCTGGGCCAAACCTACTGGCCTCAACTCTACCAACGACCCTGACTGCAACACGTGGTCGAATGATCAGAGGGCCCTCTGCTACGACTGCCAGTCATGCAAGGCCGGCGTGCTTGCCAACCTGAAGAACGACTGGAAGAAGATCGCCACCGTCAACATCATATTCCTCATCTTCCTCATCATCGTCTACTCTGTTGGGTGCTGCGCTTTCAGGAACAACAGGCGGGACAACTCGTACCCAGCCTGGAAGTGA
- the LOC125555807 gene encoding transcription factor IBH1-like 1, producing MQGPSTSIKSFKQEFLKNLLPSLQLQARTSTTFCGATSLHERKRTVKSSVDVAMAAAHGGGARWPKAILAPASSACKVQRCRRTVRRCCRRKRCSGRSGRAGGGDTPGRLVSSRTMALREVIPGGWNSTIDEATLLREAMDYAVHLRSQVDVLRRLSEAVQTSSSSDSDRALRMQP from the coding sequence ATGCAAGGCCCTAGCACCAGCATCAAGTCCTTCAAGCAGGAGTTCCTCAAGAACCTCCTCCCAAGCCTCCAGCTCCAAGCACGCACAAGCACAACCTTCTGCGGCGCCACGAGCCTCCACGAGAGGAAGCGCACCGTCAAGTCCTCCGTGGACGTCGCCATGGCGGCTGCGCATGGAGGCGGAGCGAGGTGGCCCAAGGCCATCTTGGCACCGGCGTCCAGCGCGTGCAAGGTGCAGAGGTGTAGGAGGACCGTGAGGAGGTGCTGCCGCCGTAAGAGGTGCTCGGGGAGATCAGGCCGCGCCGGTGGTGGCGACACTCCGGGGAGGCTGGTGAGCAGCAGGACCATGGCGCTGAGGGAGGTGATACCGGGAGGCTGGAACTCCACCATCGACGAGGCCACTCTGTTACGCGAGGCCATGGACTACGCCGTGCACCTGCGCTCTCAGGTCGATGTGCTCCGACGGCTCTCGGAAGCCGTGCAAACATCTAGCTCCAGTGATTCTGACCGTGCACTTAGAATGCAGCCATGA
- the LOC125555808 gene encoding probable histone H2AXb, which yields MAIAGSGRGKAKPAASAKSVSRSSKAGLQFPVGRVARYLKVGKYAQRVGAGAPVYLAAVLEYLAAETLELAGNAARDNKKNRIVPRHIQLAVRNDEELSRLLGSVTIAAGGVLPSIHTTLLPKKAGKGKGDIGSASQEF from the exons ATGGCCATTGCCGGCAGTGGGAGGGGCAAGGCGAAGCCCGCGGCCAGCGCCAAGTCCGTGTCCCGGTCGTCCAAGGCCGGCCTGCAGTTCCCCGTCGGCCGCGTCGCCCGGTACCTCAAGGTCGGCAAGTACGCGCAGCGCGTCGGCGCCGGCGCCCCCGTCTACCTCGCCGCCGTCCTCGAGTACCTCGCCGCAGAG ACCCTGGAGCTCGCCGGGAACGCGGCGCGGGACAACAAGAAGAACCGGATCGTGCCGCGCCACATCCAGCTGGCGGTGCGCAACGACGAGGAGCTGAGCCGGCTGCTGGGCTCGGTCACCATCGCCGCCGGCGGGGTGCTGCCCAGCATCCACACCACGCTGCTCCCCAAGAAGGCCGGCAAGGGCAAGGGCGACATCGGCTCCGCTTCCCAGGAGTTCTAG